AACTGTGGCACGTAAGGATGTAATTTTTTGTGTTCACTATTCATatttaacattaacatttatAACAACAATTCTATAAAGTACTGTTTTACGCGAAATGTAGCAAaattgaagattttttttacattaaataaaacaaaaacagaattaaaagaaaatacttaaaatgaaaaatattacaaaaaatattttaatcatTAAATTTTAATAATGCTGTAGCATTATTGAAATAAATGCCATTCTTTCCcatgtcattttaataaggtAATGATGGAAAATATAAATATGCCTTctgttaaatgtattaacaaGTTGGACACGTGTCTAGTTCGGGCATTTCTAAATTTCAAAATACTGAAGGTCCTTCAGGTACCCAGTGGGACGCCTAGGCCAAGCCAAGAGTATTGTACAAGAATTGCATCAATTATATTTTTCTACTTAAATGAATAATACTGGCCaaatatgaatattaatattaaaccaGTATAAATAATTTCAGCCAAGTCTGAGTCAGAGCTTCAGATTTTCCTTCACTGGGTAGGTACAAGCTTCCTCGCTAGGAAAATTCAAGTGCtcaaatgaaacaaaaactttTACTTGGGCACACTTGCCTGAACCGACTGAATTTTACTACTTTATGAATTATGATGCCTCCTCACAATGGCAAAGGCACAATGCGCATTTCTAATGTCCACTGTGGGGAAGCTGCCTGCTACTCGCTCAGTTACATAGGTCCAAAGATAAACACGGATAACACCAGATGCAAAGAGGCAGGGACTTATTTTCAGAAACACCAGATAAACCAGACCATTGGCAATCTTCAGGCATTGGCATTGCAGCTAACCTAACAGTTAGCTCCTATGTGAGAAATACCCGACAGATACATTTCTGCCTTTCACCTATGGAAAACAAAGTCACAAACCACTGCCCATGAGTGATTCAGAAAAGCTCACCCCTGCATTCAATAACCAGAAGCAGGATTATTCTATGGCTCTGCACTCTGGCTGCACAAATTTGTCTCTGAAGTGAATCAGATGTAATGCAGCTAGAGTTCTAACCGCATGTGAAATGCATGGACGTTTCAGACCCGTAAGCACCTCCCTACACAGGCTAGCCCACAAATTTAGTGCCGAGTATAAAATACTGCTACTTTTCATTCAAGGTCAAAAATTTCCAGAGAAGATTAAACATCTACTCCTTCCATACAATCCACCCAGATGACTTTGTTCCCAAGATGTTGGTGCAACAAAAACTAAGAGGACACAGAGTAGCATAGCCGTGTCATGCagattttataaaatgtatattgtatgtgtacaggatatatatatagcatattGATGTAGCAAATACTCTGAAGAATTACCGTGAATCATTAAAATGTgcattggtttaaaaaaaaaaaaaaaaaacactggtggtaaacatataaaaataaaccagaCACTTTTAATGTTAATTGAATGCTTGACTGGCATTTGATACAAACACCACACAGCATATTACCTTAAATCCTCAGACAAAAAGGAGCAATCGTTTTTCTCACGGCTGTAGACAACTGTACCACTGAATTCCAGATACTGCAGACTGTCCTccaagatgttttttttgtacaaacTTTTTTGAGTCTAGAATTCAGAATAAAATATTAAGCCTTAAGTAACATCATTACAATAAGATTAGATTAGACACCATTGATTCTCAGACATACATGCAGTATAGAGTTATGCATAATGATTTAATCATAATGAAAGCAATGgtaagttttgttttcattcattttcaaataaatgaatattaaGATGGAAGATCTACCAACAAAAAAATGGGCCCCAAAATAATAAATTGCATTGACCTGATTAAACTACAGTAATTATAAACAGTGTTGGTCATTTCAGGTCCaaaagctacaaatccagaccaatattGTTTCTACCAAACAGCTGAGTACTCTagctgtgactgtgactgtttatGATCAACCTGAAATGACCAACACCGATTATAAAACAATTATTAGATGTTAGCTAATTAGTACGTCACACGTGAGCGCTTTTACCTGCTTTTGCCCGCTGTTGCCATGGTTTCCTCCCTTTGACATCCACTGTGGTAGTACCCTGTCCGCCATGGATTAATAAAACCTTAAATAAGGAAGGACAACGTTTAAGGTCATAACAACAGGAAATACCCTATCCTGAACATATTATTTAATATGTGCAATATGTCCAAGCACATCAAAAGCTTTCCATCTACTAAAAtatgcacacacaaaaaaaaacttgcaacATAAATAACAAGAAGCTTCAATTATCTACCAACTTGTAGTAGTGACTAACTTCACTAACTTCTTGTTTGCAAGGTTTCGCTAACTCCTCTGCGGGACTACGACAATCATTTACTTTCATTCGCAACTTTGCCACAAACGTTACAGTAAATATCTCGTTTTTTATTCATGGGCTACATCTCTAGCTATTTTACTGCGTAGCTGAGATTCTGTCATTCGAAAGATGCCTTTTACTTTACAAGAACAACTAAATGGCCAGGCACGACCCAGTCCTGCCATATGGGAACTTCCTCCCTCTTTGTCGCGCGTAAACTACGTCATGGCGCGCGTCCCCGCTAAACTAGCTACCGCCGCCGTAGCCTTGACCGAAGGTGCAACCTGACATGTGGCCGGCGATGCGTCTATCGCGCACTTGCTGCCCCGACGATTAATTTTCCAAAATAACCGTGAAACAGCAAATATTGCATATTTTTTCTCTGATTAGAGCACTAAGGCCGGCGAATTGTAAGAGCAGCGCCCTCTAAGGACACCGGGGATTGGGTGATTCCCTCTCGCGTTTCGGCAGCCTGTCGGCTGGCAGCCTGGCTTAGCTGTCAAGCAGACCGGGAGGAGTGAGTGACGGGGAGAGAAGAGAAGAGGAGAGGCTGATCGAGGCAGTCATCTGTGACATGCAGCGTGTCGCCTGACCTTTATAATAGGACAAGGAAAAGGCCGTAAAAACTGATGACAACTAGGGTTGCGGGTTTCCCCTCCGAGTCGGTCCAGGCATTCCGGGGATTGTGACTAAATGGTTTAGTAATAGTCGGCGCATCGCCGGTAATGGAGAGGCGAGCGGTCGCGCTgctgctactgctgctgctgattTGCGGGAGAAATTGAATCAATGGCTGATAGCAACAGCAGAGGGATGGAGAGGAACAGGGGGAGGATGGCGCCGGACTCGGCTCCCCGGGGCGTGTATCCTCAGCCGTACCTTCACCCCGGCGTGCAGGGCATAGAGATCCAGGAGCTGGCCTCGAAGCGCGTAGACATCCAGAAGAAGCGTTTCTACCTGGACGTGAAGCAGAGCGCTCGGGGCCGCTTCCTGAAGATCGCCGAGGTGTGGATCGGCAGAGGCCGGCACGACAACATTAGGAAGAGCAAGCTGACGCTTTCCATGTCCATGGCCCCGGACCTGAGGTACTGCCTGGGCGACTTCATCGATTATTACGCCCACATCGGCCTGCGCAGCACCCAGATGGCGCGGCCGGAGGAGCAGAGCAACGGGCAGAGCGGCCGGCCACACGATGCGCGTCGGAGGCAGCCGGAGCACCATCCGCACGGCGCGCCGCTCTCCCCGACCGGCTCCGGCGCATCGGAGGAGCACGCCCACCGGGTGCTCAAGAGCGAGTTCATCGAGCGGGACAACAGAAAATACTATCTGGACCTAAAGGAGAACCAGCGCGGCCGCTTCCTCCGGATCAGGCAGACTGTCAGCAGGGGACACGGCACCATGGGCTACTACGGCCAGGGCATTGAACAGACCATCGTGCTGCCCGCACAAGGGCTCATCGAGTTTCGAGACGCCCTGTCGCAGCTGATCGAGGACTACGGGGACGAGGACGCCGACGAGCGGGGCCGGCCCACTCGGAACCACGACGAGTCCCCAGAGCTGCCCGAGGCCGTGTCCTTCCGGGTGGACAACAAGAGGTTCTACTTCGACGTGGGCTCCAACAGGTACGGCGTCTTCCTGAAGATCAGCGAGGTGCGGCAGCCGTACAGGAACACCATCACTGTGCCCCTCAAGGCCTGGGCCAGGTTTGGGGACAACTTCATCAGGTACGAGGAGGAGATGCGCCGGATCTTCACCTGCCACAAGGAGAAGAGGACAGATCCCCGGGCTGACAGCGAAGACCAAGAGGATTGACGATGCCTTACACGGTAGACAGATCAGCCTGACCATGAGCTTCAGACAGAAATGGTAACAtagtttgttaaaaaaaaaaacaatcctctTGAAGATGTACCTCTAAAATATTGTACTGTACGACTAGTCAACTAGCACTTTTAAATTTAATTGTTATGTTTCATTCATAATACGTttatgccgtcaagctgaagggGGTGAGGCAAAAGAATAGCTAGTTCACTTTTGCACAGTGAAAATGATATGTCATACGCTATCCTAACCATTGCATCGCAGTTTAAATAATGAGTTAAATATTTAAGCTTTTaagtctgtgtgtgcgtgtgtgtatctgtctgtctatctgtgttccaatgcttgtgtgtgtgtgtgtatgtgtgtgtgtgttttgctttGCTATTTCACGTATATGCGTATACAGGTTTCAGTGTAGGTCTGTTTACCTCGCAGTTATGAAAAGAGGTTTTGAATATtaattacacattttaatatCCTTGCGGATTTTACATTCTAATCTGGTCCATCAATCTGTGCACTTTATGGAGTTTTGCTCATACCGAGTTGGCCATCACGCCTCCTGTGCTCATTAGGGCCCTAAGCTGTCCTGCTGCCCTGTAGGGACATCCATATCAAAAATGAAACATGGTCATTTGTTTCTCAGTTTATAGTTACATATCAACAAAGGTCATATAATATTTactgcaagcaaaaaaaaatcaaaatctgTTAATGGTGTGTCATTTATAGTTCTTAGTCTCTGGGAAATAAAAATCTACACTAACGAATGTGCAAATGTTACCCCCTCTCTCGTTCTGTAGATATCAGGGAGATGTTGCTGTATTTGAGCATCAGCCTTTCTGATTTTGTAGATTTGTTGAGCACACTGCTTGTTTTCATTTACCTTAAAGCCATTCTCGGTCCAAATCCTACTTGAAATCTAAATCAGTTACTTGAAACACCCAAATTATCATGTGGCtgcttcacttttttttctttcttgtttgtattttaaaaacatttggtTTTGTAAGAAGACGCACAGACCCGAAGGTGAACGAGAGCATAGAATATCAGGCCGCCAATACCTGCTGGTTCACAGCTGTTTCGTGTATTTGATGTTGATTTCGCTTGTATCAGTCAGCTCTGTGTGTTTGGGACATTGACAGTTAGAGCATAAATCCATGGTGCTACGAAACAGAGATGAGAAGTAAACTTCGGCCAGTCCATTTTGGGGGTGTAAATGAGCACGTGGTTATCTATTATTTCTAGTGCCTCTGATAAGGTGGCCAGATTAACTCCCcttccaccccacccccccaccccccaggtaaAGCTGAATAGTGTAACCAGAGGACCAGCACTGAACGATCAGTTCACAAACAAGGTGCTTCTATGAACCCCATCAGAT
This is a stretch of genomic DNA from Paramormyrops kingsleyae isolate MSU_618 chromosome 7, PKINGS_0.4, whole genome shotgun sequence. It encodes these proteins:
- the purg gene encoding purine-rich element-binding protein gamma, translated to MADSNSRGMERNRGRMAPDSAPRGVYPQPYLHPGVQGIEIQELASKRVDIQKKRFYLDVKQSARGRFLKIAEVWIGRGRHDNIRKSKLTLSMSMAPDLRYCLGDFIDYYAHIGLRSTQMARPEEQSNGQSGRPHDARRRQPEHHPHGAPLSPTGSGASEEHAHRVLKSEFIERDNRKYYLDLKENQRGRFLRIRQTVSRGHGTMGYYGQGIEQTIVLPAQGLIEFRDALSQLIEDYGDEDADERGRPTRNHDESPELPEAVSFRVDNKRFYFDVGSNRYGVFLKISEVRQPYRNTITVPLKAWARFGDNFIRYEEEMRRIFTCHKEKRTDPRADSEDQED